One window of Diabrotica undecimpunctata isolate CICGRU chromosome 8, icDiaUnde3, whole genome shotgun sequence genomic DNA carries:
- the LOC140448914 gene encoding uncharacterized protein, whose protein sequence is MKFHMKRTLKNINLTYEEFLTLLTQIECILNSRPLFAKSEDPSDLEPITPSHFLTLRPLVSIPEPNLLPIPVNRLSRFQHVQQLHQRFWNRFSKEYISQLHQSYKWHHSSTNNIVPGSLVIIRDTNLPPCRWIMGRIIKLFPGKDGENRVAEIKTSNGLITRSTRHLFPLPIED, encoded by the coding sequence ATGAAGTTTCATATGAAAAGAACGCTtaagaatataaatttgacaTATGAGGAATTTCTCACCTTGCTTACCCAAATTGAATGTATTTTAAATTCGAGACCATTGTTTGCCAAATCAGAAGATCCATCTGACTTGGAACCAATAACTCCTTCCCACTTTTTGACATTACGTCCTTTAGTCTCCATTCCTGAACCAAATCTCTTACCTATCCCAGTGAATCGACTAAGCAGATTCCAACATGTTCAACAGCTGCATCAGAGATTTTGGAACCGCTTTTCCAAAGAATATATCAGCCAGCTACACCAATCTTATAAATGGCACCACAGTTCTACCAACAACATTGTACCCGGATCCTTAGTTATCATCCGTGATACCAATCTACCTCCATGCAGATGGATTATGGGaagaataattaaattatttcctgGTAAAGATGGAGAAAATCGAGTAGCTGAAATCAAAACTTCCAATGGACTCATCACCAGATCTACACGACATTTGTTTCCACTGCCAATAGAAGATTAA
- the LOC140448915 gene encoding uncharacterized protein, translated as MGWIVNGAVPYETTHAVCHFTRTIAEDEQLKLFWEIDSIQDPIPPSKDDICCEQIFETTTTRSENGHFIVQLPFKFSPELLGESLDTAINRFLLLEKRFSRNRELNDLYKQFIKEYQELGHMVKVNPTVSLHPSRKSYFLPHHGVLKETSLTTKLRVVYDGSCPTTSGWSLNDLQYTGPKIQNDIFDILIRFRQYTYVVSADVSKMYRQVIVHEENRPLQQIVWRDNPTDNIDVYQLTTVTYGQKSAPFLAMRCMRQLAFEHESQFPLAAKSILEDFYVDDLLTGSNNLQELQMRCNDIFKILESGKFILRKWISNNPETILNINCNDISTNVINIGDSDSFKTLGIQWMSQQDILCFKISLNENSNHLFTKRQILSIISKIYDPLGLLSPVILIAKLIIQTLFRLQKPWDEIIPPELNNSWTKLYNQLPCLNKLHVPRPVLGSSHKITSIHCFCDASMHAYASCIYVCSIDPENKYHSHILCSKTKVAPIKSITIPKLELCAALLGSQLIDKVTKSLSILNMPIYMWSDSKIVLSWLKLEPSQLQVFVANRVTKIQSLTSSDSWHYVNTKENAADIASRGIFPESFLESQLWFQGPQFLRQHPDLWPNDSTDEVIELPELKRSVHVSLHSTVQNSWITNFITRFSNLHKTKRVFSYVMRFIRNIKNKTRAPSLLLTVHETNDSFLLLIKLVQAESFHDEILCLLNDKPLSKKSRLLHLSPILDKGLIKVGGRLMHSTLPENVKTPILLPKFHVLTKLICTHYYVSNLHPGPQLLLSLIRQQYWPISGKVLVKQIVRQCVKCFRVKPPHNCVKMGPLPNERIIPAYPFENVGLDYAGPFPLKEKKGRGSKILKCYVCVYVCFVTKALGITH; from the coding sequence ATGGGTTGGATAGTAAACGGAGCTGTCCCCTATGAGACAACTCATGCAGTGTGTCATTTCACTAGAACTATAGCCGAAGATGAGCAGTTAAAACTATTTTGGGAAATTGATTCAATCCAAGATCCCATaccaccatcaaaagatgatattTGCTGTGAGCAAATATTTGAAACCACTACCACTCGATCAGAAAATGGACACTTTATTGTTCAGCTTCCATTTAAGTTTTCACCTGAATTATTAGGAGAATCCTTAGATACAGCAATTAACAGATTTTTGTTACTAGAAAAAAGATTTTCGAGAAATAGGGAACTTAATGATTTGTATAAACAATTCATTAAGGAATATCAAGAACTAGGACATATGGTTAAAGTTAACCCCACTGTTAGCTTACATCCTTCtagaaaatcatattttttacccCACCATGGAGTACTAAAAGAAACCAGTCTTACCACAAAACTAAGAGTAGTTTATGATGGTTCATGTCCGACTACATCTGGATGGTCTCTTAATGACCTACAGTACACAGGGCCAAAAATCCAAAATGATATTTTTGACATCCTCATTAGATTTCGGCAGTACACATATGTGGTGTCTGCAGACGTGTCAAAAATGTATCGACAAGTAATTGTACATGAAGAGAATAGACCACTACAACAAATTGTCTGGAGAGACAATCCAACAGATAATATTGATGTGTATCAATTAACTACTGTAACCTATGGCCAAAAATCAGCTCCATTCTTGGCAATGAGATGCATGCGTCAGTTAGCCTTTGAACATGAATCTCAGTTTCCTTTAGCTGCAAAATCCATATTAGAAGACTTTTATGTAGATGATCTGTTGACAGGATCAAACAATTTACAAGAGTTACAAATGAGAtgtaatgatatttttaaaattttagagtCTGGAAAATTTATTTTGAGAAAATGGATTTCCAATAATCCTGAAACCATTCTTAACATTAATTGTAATGATATTTCCACCAATGTTATTAACATAGGAGATTCTGATAGTTTTAAAACTCTTGGAATCCAATGGATGAGTCAACAAGATATTCTTTGCTTCAAAATTTCTCTTAATGAAAATTCCAATCATTTATTTACTAAACGCCAAATATTATCTATCATTTCCAAAATTTATGATCCTTTAGGTCTGCTAAGTCCAGTTATATTAATTGCTAAACTAATAATTCAAACTCTATTTCGACTTCAAAAACCATGGGATGAAATAATCCCTCCAGAATTAAATAACAGTTGGACCAAACTGTATAATCAACTACCATGTCTAAATAAATTACACGTTCCAAGACCAGTACTTGGATCAAGTCATAAAATTACAAGCATCCATTGCTTTTGTGATGCTTCAATGCATGCTTATGCAAGTTGTATTTATGTATGCAGCATAGATCCAGAAaacaaataccattctcacattCTGTGTTCAAAAACAAAGGTCGCTCCTATTAAATCAATAACAATACCTAAACTTGAATTGTGTGCAGCTTTGTTAGGTTCCCAATTAATTGACAAGGTCACCAAATCTTTATCAATTCTAAATATGCCGATATACATGTGGTCTGACTCAAAAATTGTATTAAGTTGGCTAAAACTGGAACCTAGCCAGTTACAAGTATTTGTTGCCAACAGGGTAACAAAAATACAATCACTCACCAGTAGTGATAGTTGGCATTATGTCAATACAAAGGAAAATGCCGCAGATATAGCTAGTCGTGGAATCTTTCCTGAATCCTTTCTTGAATCACAACTGTGGTTCCAGGGACCGCAGTTTTTAAGACAACATCCTGATTTGTGGCCTAATGATTCAACTGATGAAGTAATTGAATTACCAGAGCTTAAACGTTCTGTTCATGTATCACTTCATTCCACTGTTCAGAACAGCTGGATTACTAATTTTATTACCAGATTTTCCAATTTGCATAAAACGAAAAGAGTTTTTTCATATGTAATgcgttttattagaaatattaaaaataaaacaagagcCCCAAGCTTACTTTTAACTGTCCATGAAACCAATGATTCATTTCTGCTATTGATCAAACTTGTGCAGGCAGAATCCTTTCatgatgaaattttatgtttgttaaatgaTAAACCATTGAGCAAAAAATCCAGATTGCTTCATTTGTCTCCCATATTAGATAAAGGATTAATTAAAGTAGGTGGTAGACTTATGCATTCAACATTGCCAGAAAATGTAAAAACACCAATCCTATTGCCGAAATTTCATGTATTAACCAAGTTAATTTGTACACACTACTATGTCAGTAATTTGCATCCTGGACCACAGCTTCTATTGTCATTAATCAGACAACAATATTGGCCTATTTCTGGCAAGGTATTAGTAAAGCAAATTGTAAGACAATGTGTTAAATGTTTTCGTGTGAAACCTCCTCACAATTGTGTAAAAATGGGACCTTTACCCAATGAACGCATTATTCCTGCCTATCCTTTTGAAAATGTAGGACTTGATTATGCAGGTCCATTTCCACTGAAAGAAAAAAAAGGTCGTggaagtaaaattttaaaatgttatgtttgtgtatatgtttgttttgTAACAAAAGCACTTGGAATTACTCACTGA
- the LOC140448916 gene encoding uncharacterized protein, which yields MSSLANNIRIRGSYKAKLTSLENFVNILKNATPSSKPEISEVQLRHDSGSNLLVEFDQIQLQIEIATSEDKLQEQVDERDAFENRYFKAISFLKDYINTNTVINTLPPSSTPHVDSLNHLLMPKMKIPVFKGDFEQWLEFKATFTSVVHSNTTLPDIHKFQLLRQSVDGYAKRIVDKIEFSGNYYQTAWDALCMRYDNKKLLVNKHIKAIFNLDSIQKESPKHLRHLLDSVSDSMSSIDSLQITKSSLTDLLLIYIISNKLDKQSYREWKECHIKEELPTLTEFFNFLKVKVDTLEEIQDKSSQKPNNNYNNNSGFNYKHANRDSRGEYQKRVFQVNVAERKSCVLCKGNHLIYSCIELLKLDTKNRLSKVNNLKLCHNCLRHGHKAAECTLRPCIKCNSKHNSLIHFENSQQHSTDTALNSPSLDSSSVNCVQSVELPPTVTHQFSAQTMNIKHTQVLLSTVVFNVKSNNHELIPCRAILDSGAQTNFFVKN from the coding sequence ATGAGTAGCTTAGCCAACAATATAAGAATCAGAGGTTCTTATAAAGCCAAACTAACAAGTTTAGAGAACTTtgtgaatatattaaaaaatgctACACCATCTAGCAAACCTGAAATATCAGAAGTTCAGTTAAGACATGACTCTGGTAGCAATTTGTTAGTTGAATTTGATCAGATCCAACTACAAATTGAGATTGCTACCAGTGAAGATAAACTACAAGAACAAGTTGATGAAAGAGATGCTTTTGAAAATAGGTATTTTAAagcaattagttttttaaaagatTACATTAACACTAATACAGTAATTAATACATTGCCTCCTAGTTCTACACCACATGTAGACTCATTAAATCATCTCTTGATGCCAAAAATGaaaatacctgtttttaaaggTGATTTTGAACAGTGGTTGGAATTCAAAGCCACATTTACCAGTGTAGTTCATTCAAATACCACACTTCCAGATATTCATAAATTTCAGCTCTTGAGACAATCTGTGGATGGATATGCCAAACGTATTGTAGATAAAATTGAATTCTCAGGAAATTATTATCAGACTGCATGGGATGCACTCTGTATGCGGtatgataataaaaaattattagtcAATAAACATATTAAAGCCATTTTCAATTTAGATTCCATCCAAAAAGAATCACCTAAACATTTAAGGCATTTATTAGATAGTGTCTCAGATAGCATGTCATCCATTGACAGTTTACAGATTACAAAAAGTAGTTTAACTGAccttttattgatttatattatttcCAATAAATTAGATAAACAAAGTTATAGAGAGTGGAAGGAATGTCATATTAAAGAAGAGCTTCCTACTttaactgaattttttaattttctaaaagtaaaagtggaCACTTTGGAAGAAATTCAAGACAAAAGTAGTCAAAAACCTAAtaacaattataataataattctggttttaattataaacatgcaAACCGTGATAGTCGAGGTGAATATCAAAAAAGAGTTTTCCAAGTTAATGTTGCAGAAAGAAAGTCTTGCGTTTTGTGTAAAGGTAACCATTTAATATATTCATGTATTGAATTGCTAAAATTAGATACAAAAAATAGATTGTCTAAAGTCAATAATTTAAAGTTGTGTCATAATTGTTTGAGACATGGACATAAAGCTGCTGAATGTACTTTAAGACCATGTATAAAATGTAATTCCAAACATAACTcattaatacattttgaaaatagTCAGCAACATTCAACTGACACTGCTTTAAATTCTCCATCATTAGATTCATCATCAGTTAACTGTGTACAAAGTGTTGAGTTGCCACCAACGGTAACCCATCAGTTTTCTGCACAAACAATGAATATTAAACATACCCAAGTTCTTTTGTCAACAGTGGTTTTTAATGTTAAATCCAATAATCATGAATTAATTCCATGTAGAGCAATTTTAGATAGTGGTGCTCAAACaaacttttttgtaaaaaattaa